The Papio anubis isolate 15944 chromosome 5, Panubis1.0, whole genome shotgun sequence genome has a segment encoding these proteins:
- the FTMT gene encoding ferritin, mitochondrial translates to MLSCFRLLSRHISPSLASLRPVRRCFALPLRWAPGRRPSDPRPIAPRRPLTAAASSGDPTCPATGSSRVRQNFHPDSEAAINRQINLELYASYVYLSMAYYFSRDDVALNNFARYFLHQSREETEHAEKLMRLQNQRGGRICLQDIKKPDQDDWKSGLHAMECALLLEKNVNQSLLELHTLASDKGDPHLCDFLETYYLNEQVKSIKELGDHVHNLVKLGAPDAGLAEYLFDIHSLGNENKQN, encoded by the coding sequence ATGCTGTCCTGTTTCAGGCTCCTCTCCAGGCACATCAGCCCTTCGCTGGCGTCTCTGCGCCCCGTACGCCGCTGCTTCGCGCTTCCGCTGCGTTGGGCCCCGGGGCGCCGCCCCTCGGATCCCAGGCCGATCGCCCCCCGCCGCCCCCTGACCGCAGCCGCATCCTCCGGGGACCCTACCTGTCCCGCAACCGGCTCCTCTCGGGTGCGCCAGAACTTCCACCCCGACTCTGAGGCTGCCATCAACCGCCAGATCAACCTCGAGCTCTATGCGTCCTACGTGTACTTGTCCATGGCCTATTACTTCTCCCGGGATGACGTGGCCTTGAACAACTTCGCCAGGTATTTCCTTCACCAGTCCCGAGAGGAGACAGAGCACGCGGAGAAGCTGATGAGGCTGCAGAACCAGCGAGGAGGCCGGATCTGCCTGCAGGACATCAAGAAGCCGGACCAGGACGACTGGAAAAGCGGGCTGCATGCCATGGAGTGTGCTCTACTCTTGGAAAAGAATGTGAACCAGTCGTTGCTGGAATTGCACACTCTAGCCTCTGACAAAGGTGACCCCCATTTGTGCGACTTCCTGGAAACCTACTACCTGAATGAGCAGGTGAAGTCTATCAAAGAACTAGGTGACCACGTGCACAACTTAGTGAAGCTGGGGGCCCCGGATGCTGGCCTGGCGGAGTACCTTTTTGACATACATTCCCTTGGAAATGAAAACAAGCAGAACTAA